Genomic segment of Bacteroidota bacterium:
GGTATGAATAGTATAGAAGAGAAATTGTCGCAGTTAAATACTACTACACAGGGAGATCAATTATTTGCAGCTAACACACCTACAGTACGTACACCTAATTTTGGATTTGGAATGTATTATTACACCGGACGTTTTTATACCGGATTGTCAATTCCTCGATTGGTAAATAATGATATTAAGTTAAATGCAAATCAACAAATTGAGAAGAAAAACAAATTTCAACCAGATAACTTTCATTACTTTTTTGTGGCAGGATACGTATTTGATGTTGCGGATGATATAAAACTAAAACCGCAAATGATGACCAAAGTTGTAAAAAATGCACCAATAGAAGTGGATATGAATGTAAATGTGTTATTGAAAGAGTTGCTTTGGCTAGGTATTTCCTATCGTACTAAAGCCGATATATCTGCATTGGTTGGATATCAAGTAACCCCACAATTACTTATAAATTATTCATACGACTATTCATTAACGGCATTGCAGCAATACAATTCCGGCTCGCATGAAATTGCGATAAATTATTTGTTTAGTTACAACAAAAGAAAAATTGCATCTCCAAGATATTTTTAATTTGACATAAAAGCGCTTTTAATATGTATAAGATAGTTTCTAAGAAAACGTTATTTCTTTTTGTTTCAGTGATTGTATTCGCTCATGTAGCAATAGCTCAATCGTATTCATTAAAAAAGGGGAATAAACTATATAGTCAAAAGGCTTATGCTGAAGCCATTGCTAGCTATGAAAAAGTTTTGATAAAGAATTCTGATAACGCAGAAGCAATTATTAAATTGGCCGACTGCTATCGACTCACCAACAATACTTCAATGGCTGCTAAAATGTATGCCAAAGTGGTAGAGCTAAAAGAATGCCAACCTATACATAAGTATTACTACGGTCAAACGTTAATGAGTATGGGTAATTACTCAGAGGCAAAACGTTGGATGGAGCAGTATGATTCGGATGCAAGAGGAACAACTTTTGCTAAATCAATAGCCAATATAAATCAGTTTTTTAAGGATAGCGATAGTTATATAATTTCGAAGCTTCCGTTTAATTCGGCTCAAAATGATTTTTCACCGACAATATATAAGCAAGGCATTGTTTTTATGTCATCAAGAGAAAAAGAAACTAATATGTTGCTTCGCACGCATGCGTGGACAAACAAACAATTTTATAGCTTGTACTATACAGATAAAAGCGGTACTAATTATTCGGAACCTAAATTTTTTACAAAAAATATAAGTTCCAAATTTAATGATGGTCCAATTTGCTTTTCTAAAAATAACAATGTTGCATATTTTACTCGCAACAATATTGAAAAAGGAAAAGTTGCTAAGAGTGCAGAGGGTGTTGTTAAGCTGAAAATATTTTCTGCAAAAATAATTGAAGATAAAGAAGGAAAAACCGTATTTGAAAACAGTATTCCTTTTGCTTACAATAGCAATGAATATAGTTGTGCTCATCCTGCCATTAGCAATGATGGAACAAAACTGTTTTTCACTTCTGATATGCCCGGAGGTTTTGGTGGAATGGATTTGTACGTATGCACGAAGGAGGGAGAAGGTTGGAGCAAGCCAACTAATTTAGGAGATAATATCAATACAAAAGGAGATGAAGTGTTCCCTTTTATTCATTCAGATGGCACGCTTTTTTTCTCCTCTAATGGGAGAGAGGGAATTGGCGGGTTAGATATTTTTTATACGATGTATCGTTTCGGAGAAATTAGCTCGGTAATTAATATGGGCGCTCCAATTAACAGTTCCGGAGATGATTTTTCTTTAACGATTAATGCAGACAATAAAACAGGTTATTTTAGCTCAAATAGGCAGAATTTAGATTTGAATGATGACATTTATTCGTTTATAAAACTAAAAGAGAAATTTAGCATTGTAGTGGTAGATGAAAAAACAACACTTAATATTAAATCGTCCATGGTAAAGATTAAAGACATGGTTACCGGAAGAATAATAGAGAAACAATTAGACAATGGTGTCCTTGAAATTGATTTATTCCCCAACAGAAAATATGAAGTAGAGGGGATTGCCGATACCTACAAAAACAATACAATCGCTATCATTACCAATCCATCTAATCCTAACATAGAAGTAAGACTAGCCAAAGCAATGGTGCTAGATTTAAATGTGTTGGTTCTGAATAATTTTAAAGAAAAATCTCCGGTTGCTAATGCGCAAGTTTCGATTATTGGTAGCGATGGAAAGTCTGTTTTGGTAGCTACAAACGAGCAGGGTAAAATTATATCGATACCACTTGTCGGAGAGAACTTGTATTCGCTTACTGCAAGCTTAAACGGGAAAACTTCGGATAAGGCAATAGTATCAACAGAAGGAGCTAAGGAAACAAAAACATACGAACAAACACTGTACTTAGAAAATATTGGAGCTGTTTGTTTGTCGGGAGCTGTACGCGATAAAATGAACGGGCTAATACCACTGGGTGGCGCAAAGTTGATTGTTACCGACCCGTTGACAAACGAAAAAGTATATGAAACAGTTTTAGATAAAGATGGGAAATATAAAACTTGTCAATTAGAAACAAATAAAGTGTATAAGGTTACGGCTATTAAATCAGGCTATTTTACTACGAGCGAAGAAGTGTCTACGTTGGATAAGAAAAAGTTGGCGCTTAAGCAGACGTTGCTTTTTGAAAAAAATGTAGATGTAGAACGCATAATAGTAGGTCGTTCTATTAAAATAGATAATATTTATTTCGACCTAGGGAAGTGGAATATTAGAAAAGATGCGGCTAAAGAACTTGATAAAATTGTTCGTTTGCTAAAAGAAAACGATGATATTGTTATCGAACTCGGTTCTCATACAGATTGCAGAAGTCCGTCAAAGTCCAATTTGGATTTATCTGATAAGCGTGCAAAATCATCTGCTCAGTATATCGTTGATCATGCTATTGAGGCAGTACGCATTACCGGAAAAGGGTATGGTGAAACACAATTAGTAAATAAGTGCGAATGCGAAGGTCCCAAGAAAGTGCCGTGTACCGAAAAGGAGCATCAGGCAAACAGAAGAACCGAGTTTAAGGTAGTTGGTTTTCTGAAAGACGGAGTTATTATCTACGAAAAGTAGATAATAGGAGAGAATAATGATTTGTTGATTGTATTTTTAAGAAGCTTTGCCAGAAGCTGATTTGGTTTTAGCAGTAATGCTTTTAGCTGATTCAAGCATAGTTCTAATTTCCTTTTCTGAAAAGGCATCGCCTTTAATATCTTCAACAACAAATGATTTTTCGCCAGTTTTAATTATAGCATATAAGTGATATTCCGATTGATTTTCGATAATTGACGATTCATACAAAATTGTAGTTGGTTCATCAATCAAATATTTTTTTAGTTTATTTACATCATTCCCAGCTACATCACTTTTAGCTAAGCTAATATCTCCGGCATCTTCAATAATAGATAATTGAAAGCCTTGCCCAATTTTTATTTCTGTTGCACCCCAAGATTGTTGTACAATTTCTGCTGTTCCGTTAGTCGAGTCTGGTATGTTAATAGTAGCGTCTAATCCGTATTTAGTTAAATCAACCTGTGTCATGCCGGCAGGTACATTTGCATTTTCTTTTGATTCGTTACCGCACGATGCTATAAATAGTACACACGCTATAAGTAATAAAAAATTTGTTCTCATGATTTTTTGTTGTGATTGATTATTCGATACAAATATATACGTATATAAATATTATATATAATATTGACGTATATTTTTTACTGCTATGATTCAACTTAAGTACTACCCAAATCAATTAGAGTTTAAGCATCCTTTTAAAATAGCGCTTAATGCAAGAACATCCACTTCTGTGGTTTTTGTAGAACTTAAAGCCGCAAGTTTTTCCGGTTATGGAGAAGCTTCGCTTCCTCCATACCTTAAAGAAAATCAAGCAAGTGTTGAGCAATATTGTAAAAAAGCGGCAGTGTTATTAGAGAACTACGAAGGAGAAATAAATTTGAATGAACTTTTAAATGTACTATGGAATTGTATGCCTGAAAATTATGCAGCTAAAGCTGCTTTAGATATGGCAGCACACGATTTAGTTGGCAAAATAAGTGGTAGGAATATAAGAGAGATATATGGGATACGTGGGCATACAAATTTCCCTACATTTTTTACTATTGGAATAACCGACAACGAAAAGGAGTTGCACCAAAAGTTAGATGAAGCAAAAGAATATTCATTATTAAAATTAAAACTGGGCTCGACCAATGATAGAATGCTTGTATCTAATGTACGTTCATATACAGATAAACCTATTGCTGTTGATGTAAATCAAGGCTGGAAAACAAAGGAGGAAGCCCTTGATATGATACAATGGTTGCAAACAAAAAACGTGTTGTTTGTAGAACAGCCGATGAATAAAAAAATGTTGGATGAACACGGTTGGTTAAAAGAGAAATCTCCACTTCCAATTATTGCAGACGAGTCTTTACAAACTTTTGATGATTTAGATGTTGTTGCAAATTGTTTTGATGGAATTAATATTAAGTTGATGAAGTGTGGTGGTATTAGAGAAGCATTTAAAATAATTACTAAAGCTCGAAACCTTAAGTTGAAGATTTTGATTGGTTGTATGTCTGAAACTTCGTGTGCAAACTCCGCAGCAGCTGTATTAGCGGGATTGGCAGATTGGGTTGATTTAGATGGCCCATTATTGATTAAAGAAGATTTTTTTTGGGGATTAAATTTTTCGAGAGGAAAAATTTATTTGAATGATGAACCAGGGTTGGGAGTAGAGAGACAAAAACTATTGTAAAAGAAAAGCCCCCGATTCCGGGGGCTTGATTCTTACTTTTTCTTTTTAGCTGCTGCTTTCTTTTTAGGAGCTGCTGCTTTTTTCTTAGGAGCTGCTGCCTTCTTTTTTGGAGCTGCTGCTTTTTTCTTAGTTGCCATGGTTTTTGGTTTTAGTTTATGCATCTAAGTAACTAAAAATGATTCTATAAAACAAACTATTGTGCATTTATTTTTTCAACAGCTTTTTGTTAACAACGTTGGATTTCGATTTTTAGTTCTTGCTCATGTTTAAATATTTTATTTTTTTAAATGAGTGTGCTCTTGTATGTGTTGTTGATAAAGGGGTGTAGGGTGTTGTGTGAAAATTATTTTTTTCTTTTCAATAAAGCCATGTAAAATCCATCTCCATTTTTTTCTTCCGGAAGAATTCTTTTTTCTTTTACAAAATCCCATTCACTTCCTTTTTTAGTTAAAAAGTTTTGAATTTGAATCTCTCCTTCGCCTTTAAATATGCTGCATGTAGCGTAAACTAAAATTCCTTCGGGTTTTACCATCAACGAATATTTTTCAAGAAGTTCTTTTTGGAGATCAATTAATCGATTATACCCATCTTTTTCCAATTTCCATTTCATGTCCGGATTTCTTCTCCAAACTCCACTTCCCGAGCAGGGAATATCAAGCAAAACTAAATCTGCAGAGTGGTGCAATCGTTTTATTGTTTTGCTCGACTCAATTGTTCTAGGTTCAATAATTGATATTCCGTTTCGTACCATTCGCTTTTTTAGTTCGTCCAATTTCCATTTGTGAATATCCAATGCAATAATTTTACCTCTATTATTCATGAGCGTTGCTAAATGCAGCGATTTCCCTCCGGCCCCTGCACATGCATCTATTACACGCATGCCCGGTGTTACGTTGCAGAAAATACTTACTTGCTGTGATGATACATCTTGAAATTCGAAGTGCCCATTTTTAAACTGAGGTGTCTCGAATAAATTTTTATAGGTAGTAACAAATAGTGCATCCTTGGTTTCCTGAAATTCTGTTGCATCAATTTTGTTCTTGGCAAATTCGGAAACTAGATTGGAGGTGGTTGTGCGAAGCGTATTTGTCCGAACGTGTATTTTAGAGTTTTTGTTTAATTCGTGCAGTATGTTTTTCCACTCATCGCCATAATCATTTTTTCCAAGTTCATTAATCCAATCAGGAACAGATTCTTCGTTTTCTGTTTTTGCAACAACGTATTTACCCAAAATGTCAGTTTGTGTGTTCTCCGACACATTGTTGTAGTAATTATTGTTTCTGCAAGTTGCCCAAGCAAAAATTACTTTTCTAATTTCTAAATTAGTACTCATGTGGTTTTCTATTCCCGCTGCAGCACACCACAATCGCCAGTAACGAATAAGGTCGTAAATGTCGTTTATAAATAACGACCTGATTTTTATATCGTCAAAAAACTTATTGTGCTTAAACGTTTGTTCTAGCTCTTTGCTAAGTGTTTTGTTTTCGAAAAGAGTATGTTTAATGATTTGTTCGAATGCCGGTATAAAATTATTTTTGTTTATCTCGTTCATAATTGTTTAGTTGGTTATATAAAAGTAATATTAACTAATTCAAAATACGCTTTAATATACGTGCTGATACTTTTTATTCTTATTTATATACTTGTTACTTTATTTATAGGCTTGTTTTCGGCAAGGTATTTAAAGTCTACTTCCGATTTTATTGTAGCCGGACATCGCTTGCCATTGTCTATGGCAACAGCTACCGTTTTTGCAACATGGTTTGGATCCGAAACTCTTTTGGGAGCATCTTCTCAATATGCAGAGTATGGATTAATTGGAGTAATTGAAGACCCATTTGGAGCATCGTTGTGTTTGTTGCTAATTGGTTTGTTTTATGCACGACCTCTTTATAGAATGAAGTTATTAACCTTTGGAGATTTTTATAAAGTTACATTTGGTCCTAAAGCAGAAATTGTAGCCGCACTTTTTTTAATTATATCTTATTTTGGTTGGATAGCAGCTCAAATGGTTGCAATGGGAATTGTAGTGAGCTTGTTAAGTGGTTGGGATTTGCATGTCTGTATTATTGCTACATCGGCTATTGTTATACTTTACACCTATGTTGGCGGAATGCTAGCCGTATCGGTCACAGATTTTATTCAAATGATTTTTATAATCATTGGATTGGTAATCGTTTTACTTTTTCTTTTGCCGGAAGTCGGAGGAATTTCAAAATTATTTTCTGAAATACCTAAAAGCCACTACTCTATATCGCTAACAACTCCCAGAGATTATATTTCTTTTTTTGCAGCACTCATTACACTCGGTTTAGGTTCTATTCCGCAGCAAGATGTTTACCAACGTGTGATGGCATCCAAGTCGGAGAAAGTAGCGGTGGTATCTTCTATTATTGGAAGTGTTTTGTATTTTACCATTGCCTTAATTCCTTTAGTTTTGGCTTTGATTGCAAAAAAAATGAATCTTGATTTTGGAGATGATATTCAAAACATGTTGCCAACACTAGTACTTACTAAAACACCTTTATTGATACAAATATTGTTTTTTGGGGCTTTGATATCTGCAATTATGAGCACAGCAAGTGGAGCTATTTTGGCCCCCGCTGTAATTTTAAGTGAAAATATTTTAAAACCTCATTTTTTTAAAAGGAAATTAAGCGATAAAAAATTATTACGTATTACACGTATTAGTGTTTTGGTTGTTTCGGCTATTGCATTAATCATGGCATTGGTGCGCAGAGATATTTATGAATTAGTAGGAGAAGCTTCTGCAATTAGTTTGGTTTCTTTATTTGTGCCACTTACGGCCGGTTTGTTCTTTAAATTGAAATCGGAGCGTGTTGCCTTGTGTTCTATGCTCGGAGGGTTTGCAACTTGGGTGATTTGTACTTTATTATTTCCAGATAGCTATCCTATTGTTGTTGGTTTGTTAGCAAGTGTACTGTTTAGTTGCTTCCCAGCAAAAAAGAGTAAGTAGTGGTTGTTTTTTTACGGACGGTATTAATTTCTTAAATAAATAAAATGTCTTATCTTTTTAAAATGAATTTTTAAACAATATCGTATATATATAGTACTAACCACAAATAATATCTAAACAAAATACCCCAACCACTATTTAAAACACAAACAAATGAAAAAAAAACTACTTTTTATTGCAGTTGTATTTATTTCGAATCTCAATGCTCAAACATGGCAGCAATTAGAAAAAATTGTGGCCTCCGATAGAAAATCGAATCAACAATTTGGAAACGCTGTAGATATTGATGGTCCCTATGCTATAGTAGGAACTTGGTTAGAGGATAGAGATGGGAATGGGCAAAACACAATGCAGATGGCAGGAGCTGCATACATATTTGAAGGGGACGGAAAAACAGGTTATACGCAGAAAGTAAAAATTTTGCCAAACGATAGAGACACAGTTGCAGAATTTGGGTACGATGTTGCAATTTCAGGCAACTACGCAATTGTAGGTTGCCCTGCTAATGATTTTGATGCCAATGGAAGTAATTATGTAGATTGGGCCGGAGCTGCATATATATTTGAAAAACAATCTTCCGGTTCTTGGATTCAAGTGCAAAAGCTTGTAGCGTCCGACAGGTTAGCTGGCTCTACCAATGGAGGCTCTTTCGGATTTAGTGTTGATATTGATAGTAATGTTGCAGTTATTGGAACATACAATCAAGATGTAATTGTAGGAAGCACACACCATGTGGCTGCTGGAGAAGTTTATGTTTTTGAACGTAATTCTTCCGGTGTTTGGAATGAGACTCAAAAATTAATTGCGTCTGATTTTAATGCAACAGATTATTTTGGAACTTCCGTTGCCATACATAAAAACAGAATAATTGTAGGCAGCCATCAAAACTATACGAATGCAACCGGGGGTAATTTTTCATTCTTTACAGGTGCTGCATATATTTTTGAAAAACAAACTTCGGGAACTTGGACTGAGATGCAAAAAATTGTTGCCAACGACAGGCGCAGTATGGCTTATTTTGGATGGTCTGTAGGAATTTGCAATGATTTTGCAATAATTGGTGCATATGGAGATAGTGCAGATGCTTCTGGGTTAAACAATATTCATAATGCAGGATCTGCTTATATTTTTGAGTATAATACTTCTAATACTTGGGTGCAAACACAAAAAATCGTTTCCTCATATAGAGATAACGATGGACGATTTGGTTGGGCTGTTGATGTTTCGGATAGTACAGCTATTATTGGCGCATTTCAAGAAGGAGACACCTCTTCTATAAATCAATTAACACAAGCTGGATCTACGCATATATATAAGCGTAATAGTTCTGGAAATTGGAATTTATTAAACAAGGCACTTTCGTCCGATTTAGCATCTGGTGATTATTATGGATACGATGTCGCAATTAAAAATGACAGAGCTATTATTGGTGCTGTGTACGAAGACGAAAATGTTTTAGGAACAGGATCTCTATTCAACTCCGGGTCTGCTTATATATTCAGGGCTACTTCGGGTAGTAGTAGTTTGTCTGTGTCAGAAAAAAATAAAAACACATTTGCACTTTATCCTAATCCAACAGCAGATTTTGTTACTATTGTGTTAGAAAATAATCTAGAAAAAGTACAGCTTGAAATAGTTGATGCTACTGGAAAGTTGTTGTTTGAGAATAGCTTTGACAACTCAGCTCCCAAAACTCTAAATCTGTCAAATTTGACAAATGGGTTATATTTAGTTCGTGTAAAAACATCCATTGGAGTATCAACAGAAAGAATAGTAATTAACAGATAATTTTTTTCTGATTTACTACACAATACTCTTTAATAGTTTTGATGATAAATATCATATCGATTTTAATTCGTAAAATCTTGTCGATTATTTTTTATTGTTCATCTAAATTTTTACTTTGTGTAAGTTAACCAATCATAAACAACAGAAATGAAAAAAAATCTACTCTCTTTACTAATTTGTTTAGTGATGCTTGGAGGCAATATGTTTGCTCAAGCTTCATTTTTTACAAGTTCTACTGCAGGCTGTGCGCCAGTTACAGTAACATTAACAAATCAATCCCATTTTATGGGAGATACTACCAAGAATAAGTTTGCTTGGTATGTAGATAATGTTAAAATTGATTCAATGTATAACACAACTCAAGTTTTTTGGGGCGGAGGACATTTTATACAATTGTTCCGTTACGACAGTACAGGAAATTTTATTGGAAGCTTTTCTAATAATATCAATATAGATGGAACTCCAGGAATGTTTTATCCGGAGAATAATTCTACTTTTTGTTCTGGGGAAATGACAAATTACTATATAAATAGTAGCTCATTTTCAAATCTTAATTGGGATTTTGGAGACGCTACCATGTCCAACAATTATGTAAACAAAGCATTTTCTTCTCTCGGGACAAAAACAGTTACGCTTTATTATAATTCGTTTAGTTGTCCTTCCGATACAATAACTCAAAATGTAATTATTACAAATACGATTATTCCTAATGCGCAAATTGGAAACAGTGCCAACAGTGCATGTCCGAACGACTTGCTTAGTTTTTGGAATAATAACGCAACTGCAAATTCTTTCTTGTGGTATTTTGGAGATGGAGACACTTCAACAATGGCTTCTCCTCAGCATTCTTACGCTGACACAGGAATGTATAAGGTAAAGCTAGTTGCAATGAATCTTTGTGGAAATGTAGATGTAGATTCTTTATATATACACATTAATAATGCAACACCGCTTAATTTATTTATAAATGCAAATCCTTTTAATCCTTGTCCTTACGAAGCAGTAAGTTTTTCTTCTTTTGGAGCAGCAGTTTATAATTGGAATTTAGGTGATGGCTCTACTTCTAATAAATCTTTTTTTAATCATCTGTATGCCGATACAGGTAGCTATACAATTACGTTGATTGGTACAAATAATTGTGGCAATAGTGATACTGCAACTTCTATGGTAAATGTTCAGTATCCTACATTTAATAATTTATTTGCGAATATTTTGTTCGAAGGAAACAATATGTGGGGTGTAGATACCTTAAATGTATGTCCTGGAGAATCTTTTGGAGTTAGAAACAACACGTTTTCTAATTCATATTTAACTTACAGATGGGAGTTTGGGGATGGCGATTCGGCATTAACAACCAATGCTACTCATAGTTATACAAACATCGGAAAATATCAAATAATGATGATTTTAACCAGCTCTTGTATGCAAAAAGATACTGCATATAAATGGGTTAAAGTTGTTAACAACATGAAGCCGATGGTTAATCTGCAAGCAGTTCCTCCGTCAATTTGTCCGGGAGAGAATGTTTATTTCTTCGACAATCAAAATGGCGATAAAATTAAATATTCATACTCGGTATGGTTTGGTGATGGCGATTCTCTTGTTAATATTAATTCGTATGCAGATAGCAGTATTCAAGTATTTGCTAAACATACCTATGCTGATACGGGGCTTTATATGTTTACATTTAAAGCTACTAATTCATGTGGTTTAGATTCTATCTATAACGGTATGGTGTATGTTGGAAATCCAAATATGGCACAATTTACGTTGGCGGAAAATAGCAGTGATAATACAGCGCAATGCGTTGGCGAACCTGTTCGTTTCTTTGCTGTAGGTGGGGTAAGTTACGAGTGGAATTTTGGAGACAATACAACAGACACAGGAATGGTTGCAATGCATGCATTTAATGCACCCGGAACGTACTCTGCGTCTGTTATTATTACAAGCGGTTGCGGAACAAAAGATACATTACAAACAACAGCTAATATTACCAATTCAAATTTTCCGAATACGTTTTTTGATATGGATAAAGCATTTGCTTGTGGTGGCGATACCGTTAAATTTAACTACCAAGGCAATGTAGATCCATCTACTGCAGCTACTTATTCGTATGTGTGGGATTTTGGCGATGGAGATACAGCATTTGTGCAAAATCCTTGGCATGTATTTAGTAGCACAGGAAGTTATATGGTAAATCTAACAGTTACAAATATGTGTGGGAACTCAAGTTCTCAGAATAGAAATGTTTCTGTTGTTACTCCAACTACAACATTCACCGGCTTAGCTGCAAGTGCATATTGTGCGAATGATAATTCCCTATATCTACTTACAGGTATCCCTGCGATGGGAACATTTACAGGAAGTGGAATTGCAGGGTCAAACTTTAATCCTTCTGTTTCCGGTGCAGGACAACATGCCATTGTATATGATTATGTAAATAGTTTAGGTTGTTCTGCTTCTAGTATGCAAACTGCAACAGTTAATGTTCCTCCTACAGCAGATGCTGGAATGAATGCTGCGGTTTGTGCCGGAGGAAATGCTCAGTTGCAAGCAAGTGGAGGTGGTAATTATTTATGGTCTCCATCTACAGGGTTAGATTTTACAAACATTTCTAATCCAAGCGCTTCTCCTTCTGCAAATACTACCTATACTGTTAGTGTATCTGATGGAATTTGTTCAAGTACTGATACTGTTTTAGTATCTATTGCCGCTGCATTAACTGCTAATGCAGGCTTGGGCGATACTATTTGTACAAACCAAACAATTCAGTTGATGGGAACAGGTGGTGGTAATTATGCGTGGAGTCCTTCTACGGGATTATCAAACGATTCAATTGCTAACCCGATTGCATCTCCTACAGTTACTACGGTTTATGTGTTAACGGTATACAGTGGAGCTTGCACTAATATGGATACAGTTGTAGTTACAGTAGGAGGAACAAATGTTACATTTGCACCTACTACAAATACAGTTTGTTTATCTGTTTCTTCACTAACATTATCCGGAGGTTTACCTACAGGAGGAATGTATATTGGCACGGGTGTTTCTAACGGAGTTTTCTCTCCTTCTGTTGCAGGAGTTGGGTTACACACAATTTGGTATAGCTATACATCTGCTTTGGGTTGTGTTGATAGTACATCTGCAACAATTACCGTTAATACTTGTAACACAAGTGTTGATGAAAATTCAATAAATGGGTTGGCTAACATTTATCCAAATCCATCCGAAGGATTAGTAAATGTTCAATTCAATACTGTTGGAGAAACTTCTGTTGCAATTTATGATAGCAGAAGCCAACTTATAGCTTCAGAGAAATATAGTGTTATTGTAACCGGAACTACTAAGCAAATTTCTTTAGATGGATTTGCTAAAGGAGTTTATTTTGTAAGAGTTGCCACCCCAAATGGCACATTAAATAAACGAGTGGTGCTTCAATAATTCAAAAGTTCGTTATATTAAAACAAAAGAGAAACGCCCCGCAAATGCGGGGCGTTTCTCTTTTGTAAATGCTGCAAGTTGAATGTCTAGGTGTTAAGTAGTAAGTTCTTTCGTGATGCGCGTGTCGTCATATCGAGCGAAGTCGAGATAGAGCGTTGCTCTGAGTATTGAAACTAATAGTTGTACCGTGATTTGCTTTACTCACAATGTGTTTATTTTTTTTTAATTGTGTTCGTGAACCTCGCGAAAAACTNNNNNNNNNNNNNNNNNNNNNNNNNNNNNNNNNNNNNNNNNNNNNNNNNNNNNNNNNNNNNNNNNNNNNNNNNNNNNNNNNNNNNNNNNNNNNNNNNNNNTCGAGATAGAGCGTTGCTCTGAGTATTGAAACTAATAGTTGTACCATGATTTGCTTTACTCACGATATGTTTAATTTTTTTTAATTGTGTTCGTGAACCTCGCGAAAAACTCGGTTTCAAAATGTATAAAAATGAGTATTGGGGATAGTTGTTAATTAGGAGTGATTATTCTGAGTGTCGTCATATCGAGCGAAGTCGAGATAGAGCGTTGCTCTGAGTATTGAAACTAATAGTTGTACCGTGATTTGCTTTACTCACAATGTGTTTATTTTTTTTTAATTGTGTTCGTGAACCTCGCGAAAAACTCGGTTTCAAAATGTATAAAAATGAGTATTAGGGATAGTTGTTAA
This window contains:
- a CDS encoding type IX secretion system membrane protein PorP/SprF, whose translation is MQKYRNTLAVLILFVGVVKAQYDPMFTQYMFNEAFINPAYAGSKEAVSLTSLYRSQWVNIPGAPKTISFSAHAPLMNNKMGLSFSLLNDKIGVANRTMSFVGYAYRFKLSKGLFSLGLQAGMNSIEEKLSQLNTTTQGDQLFAANTPTVRTPNFGFGMYYYTGRFYTGLSIPRLVNNDIKLNANQQIEKKNKFQPDNFHYFFVAGYVFDVADDIKLKPQMMTKVVKNAPIEVDMNVNVLLKELLWLGISYRTKADISALVGYQVTPQLLINYSYDYSLTALQQYNSGSHEIAINYLFSYNKRKIASPRYF
- a CDS encoding OmpA family protein, which produces MYKIVSKKTLFLFVSVIVFAHVAIAQSYSLKKGNKLYSQKAYAEAIASYEKVLIKNSDNAEAIIKLADCYRLTNNTSMAAKMYAKVVELKECQPIHKYYYGQTLMSMGNYSEAKRWMEQYDSDARGTTFAKSIANINQFFKDSDSYIISKLPFNSAQNDFSPTIYKQGIVFMSSREKETNMLLRTHAWTNKQFYSLYYTDKSGTNYSEPKFFTKNISSKFNDGPICFSKNNNVAYFTRNNIEKGKVAKSAEGVVKLKIFSAKIIEDKEGKTVFENSIPFAYNSNEYSCAHPAISNDGTKLFFTSDMPGGFGGMDLYVCTKEGEGWSKPTNLGDNINTKGDEVFPFIHSDGTLFFSSNGREGIGGLDIFYTMYRFGEISSVINMGAPINSSGDDFSLTINADNKTGYFSSNRQNLDLNDDIYSFIKLKEKFSIVVVDEKTTLNIKSSMVKIKDMVTGRIIEKQLDNGVLEIDLFPNRKYEVEGIADTYKNNTIAIITNPSNPNIEVRLAKAMVLDLNVLVLNNFKEKSPVANAQVSIIGSDGKSVLVATNEQGKIISIPLVGENLYSLTASLNGKTSDKAIVSTEGAKETKTYEQTLYLENIGAVCLSGAVRDKMNGLIPLGGAKLIVTDPLTNEKVYETVLDKDGKYKTCQLETNKVYKVTAIKSGYFTTSEEVSTLDKKKLALKQTLLFEKNVDVERIIVGRSIKIDNIYFDLGKWNIRKDAAKELDKIVRLLKENDDIVIELGSHTDCRSPSKSNLDLSDKRAKSSAQYIVDHAIEAVRITGKGYGETQLVNKCECEGPKKVPCTEKEHQANRRTEFKVVGFLKDGVIIYEK
- a CDS encoding dipeptide epimerase, whose protein sequence is MQLKYYPNQLEFKHPFKIALNARTSTSVVFVELKAASFSGYGEASLPPYLKENQASVEQYCKKAAVLLENYEGEINLNELLNVLWNCMPENYAAKAALDMAAHDLVGKISGRNIREIYGIRGHTNFPTFFTIGITDNEKELHQKLDEAKEYSLLKLKLGSTNDRMLVSNVRSYTDKPIAVDVNQGWKTKEEALDMIQWLQTKNVLFVEQPMNKKMLDEHGWLKEKSPLPIIADESLQTFDDLDVVANCFDGINIKLMKCGGIREAFKIITKARNLKLKILIGCMSETSCANSAAAVLAGLADWVDLDGPLLIKEDFFWGLNFSRGKIYLNDEPGLGVERQKLL
- a CDS encoding RsmB/NOP family class I SAM-dependent RNA methyltransferase — protein: MNEINKNNFIPAFEQIIKHTLFENKTLSKELEQTFKHNKFFDDIKIRSLFINDIYDLIRYWRLWCAAAGIENHMSTNLEIRKVIFAWATCRNNNYYNNVSENTQTDILGKYVVAKTENEESVPDWINELGKNDYGDEWKNILHELNKNSKIHVRTNTLRTTTSNLVSEFAKNKIDATEFQETKDALFVTTYKNLFETPQFKNGHFEFQDVSSQQVSIFCNVTPGMRVIDACAGAGGKSLHLATLMNNRGKIIALDIHKWKLDELKKRMVRNGISIIEPRTIESSKTIKRLHHSADLVLLDIPCSGSGVWRRNPDMKWKLEKDGYNRLIDLQKELLEKYSLMVKPEGILVYATCSIFKGEGEIQIQNFLTKKGSEWDFVKEKRILPEEKNGDGFYMALLKRKK